One segment of Phaeacidiphilus oryzae TH49 DNA contains the following:
- a CDS encoding peptide MFS transporter has product MPPIQTEAAQAAAAQSPAPSGRTFFGHPRGLATLFATEMWERFSFYGMRALLVLYLVAPASQGGLGFSAATGAAIYSIYNAMVYLLALPGGWLSDRFWGPRKTVGIAAAVIMIGHFLLALPVEFSFFIGLGFIAVGSGLLKANISTMVGHLYPDRNDPRRDGGFTIFYMGINLGAFAAPLVIGTVGQNVNWHFGFALAGVGMALGLIQYLLGGKHLSQESSRVTAPMGAAEKASMAKKSAFWAALAVVFYGIVAVTGHLSSNWIIWSLTVAGLAIPILCFLRIRRDKELSTDEKKKVSGYIWLFVAAALFWMIYDQSGSTLNLFATNNTANSLLGFDFPSSWFQSENPLFIMALGPVIAWLWVWLAKRQKNPSTLVKFSMGLLGIGISFGIMMMAQAAASGGEKVTPLWLTIVYLVQTVAELCLSPVGLSVTTKMAPQKYASQMMGLWFLAVTAGDCVAAVLQQSLGDSFLSQTSFAIQGAVCALAGVAVWMFRRSVSKNMGDVH; this is encoded by the coding sequence ATGCCGCCCATCCAGACGGAGGCCGCCCAGGCGGCCGCCGCCCAGAGTCCGGCGCCCAGTGGCAGGACCTTCTTCGGTCACCCGCGCGGCCTCGCCACGCTCTTCGCCACCGAGATGTGGGAGCGCTTCAGCTTCTACGGCATGCGCGCCCTGCTGGTGCTCTACCTGGTGGCCCCGGCCTCCCAGGGCGGTCTCGGCTTCAGTGCCGCGACCGGCGCCGCGATCTACTCGATCTACAACGCGATGGTCTACCTGCTGGCGCTGCCCGGCGGTTGGCTCTCGGACCGCTTCTGGGGCCCGCGCAAGACCGTGGGGATCGCCGCGGCCGTCATCATGATCGGCCACTTCCTGCTGGCCCTGCCGGTGGAGTTCTCCTTCTTCATCGGCCTCGGCTTCATCGCCGTCGGCTCCGGCCTGCTGAAGGCCAACATCTCGACGATGGTCGGCCACCTCTACCCGGACCGGAACGACCCGCGCCGGGACGGCGGCTTCACCATCTTCTACATGGGCATCAACCTGGGTGCCTTCGCCGCGCCGCTGGTCATCGGCACCGTCGGACAGAACGTCAACTGGCACTTCGGCTTCGCGCTGGCCGGTGTCGGCATGGCGCTCGGCCTGATCCAGTACCTCCTCGGCGGCAAGCACCTGTCGCAGGAGAGCAGCCGGGTCACCGCGCCGATGGGGGCCGCGGAGAAGGCCTCGATGGCGAAGAAGTCCGCGTTCTGGGCCGCCCTCGCCGTCGTCTTCTACGGCATCGTCGCCGTCACCGGGCACCTGAGCTCGAACTGGATCATCTGGTCGCTGACCGTGGCCGGCCTGGCCATCCCGATCCTGTGCTTCCTGCGGATCCGCCGGGACAAGGAGCTGTCCACCGACGAGAAGAAGAAGGTCAGCGGATACATCTGGCTGTTCGTCGCGGCCGCGCTGTTCTGGATGATCTACGACCAGTCGGGCTCGACGCTGAACCTGTTCGCGACGAACAACACCGCGAACTCGCTGCTCGGCTTCGACTTCCCGTCGTCCTGGTTCCAGTCCGAGAACCCGCTGTTCATCATGGCGCTCGGGCCGGTCATCGCCTGGCTGTGGGTGTGGCTGGCGAAGCGCCAGAAGAACCCCAGCACGCTGGTGAAGTTCTCGATGGGCCTGCTCGGCATCGGCATCTCGTTCGGCATCATGATGATGGCGCAGGCCGCGGCCTCGGGCGGCGAGAAGGTCACCCCGCTGTGGCTGACCATCGTCTACCTGGTCCAGACGGTGGCGGAGCTCTGCCTCTCCCCCGTCGGCCTGTCGGTGACCACCAAGATGGCGCCGCAGAAGTACGCCTCGCAGATGATGGGCCTGTGGTTCCTCGCGGTGACGGCGGGCGACTGCGTGGCGGCGGTGCTGCAGCAGTCGCTGGGCGACTCGTTCCTCAGCCAGACCTCGTTCGCGATCCAGGGCGCGGTCTGCGCGCTGGCCGGCGTCGCGGTCTGGATGTTCCGCCGCTCGGTGTCCAAGAACATGGGCGACGTCCACTAG
- a CDS encoding peptide MFS transporter → MTQDQPANLEAGVPPEENRGFFGHPRGLATLFGTEMWERFSFYGMRALLVLYLATPTADGGLGYSAITATGIYAVYNSLVYLLALPGGWIADRLWGARRTVGVAAAIIMIGHFLLAVPVTATFFVGLVFIAVGSGLLKANISTMVGQLYHDPRDPRRDGGFTIFYMGINIGAFAAPYAIGTLGQNVNFHAGFGLAGFGMLLGLGWYLWGGRHLSPESSLVPSPLSAEEKRAILRKIGIGVAVVVVFYLIVVLTGAWTLNWATVPLTVIGLVFPAWTLYRIRADRELSGDERKKMTGYIWFFVAAAVFWMIYDQGGSTLNLFANDRTNTSIAGWHFPSSWFQSVNPLYIIILAPVFASMWQALARRGKEPTTTVKFAMGLLLVGVSFVVFYCALAVLSEGEKASPLWLAAIFLIQTIGELCLSPVGLSVTTKLAPEKYASQMMGVWFLAVTAGDCVTSLATTFGANLNSRPVVLVEAVAALVAGVAFLGARRRIAPLLGNVR, encoded by the coding sequence ATGACGCAGGATCAGCCGGCGAACCTGGAGGCCGGAGTGCCCCCCGAGGAGAACAGGGGGTTCTTCGGACACCCGCGCGGCCTCGCCACCCTGTTCGGCACGGAGATGTGGGAGCGCTTCAGCTTCTACGGGATGCGCGCCCTGCTGGTCCTCTATCTCGCCACCCCGACCGCGGACGGCGGGCTCGGCTATTCGGCGATCACCGCGACCGGGATCTACGCCGTCTACAACTCGCTGGTGTACCTGCTGGCGCTGCCCGGCGGCTGGATCGCGGACCGGCTGTGGGGCGCCCGCCGGACGGTGGGGGTCGCCGCCGCGATCATCATGATCGGGCACTTCCTGCTGGCCGTTCCGGTCACCGCGACCTTCTTCGTCGGGCTGGTCTTCATCGCGGTCGGCTCGGGCCTGCTGAAGGCCAACATCTCGACCATGGTCGGGCAGCTCTACCACGACCCGCGGGACCCCCGCCGGGACGGCGGCTTCACCATCTTCTACATGGGCATCAACATCGGTGCCTTCGCCGCCCCGTACGCCATCGGCACGCTCGGGCAGAACGTCAACTTCCACGCGGGGTTCGGGCTCGCCGGGTTCGGGATGCTGCTCGGCCTCGGCTGGTACCTGTGGGGCGGGCGGCATCTCAGTCCGGAGAGCAGCCTGGTGCCGTCGCCGCTGAGCGCGGAGGAGAAGCGCGCCATCCTGCGGAAGATCGGCATCGGCGTCGCCGTGGTGGTGGTCTTCTACCTGATCGTGGTGCTCACCGGCGCCTGGACGCTGAACTGGGCCACCGTGCCGCTGACCGTCATCGGCCTGGTCTTCCCGGCCTGGACGCTCTACCGGATCCGCGCCGACCGGGAGCTGAGCGGCGACGAGCGGAAGAAGATGACCGGCTACATCTGGTTCTTCGTGGCCGCCGCGGTCTTCTGGATGATCTACGACCAGGGCGGCTCGACGCTGAACCTGTTCGCCAACGACCGGACCAACACCTCGATCGCGGGCTGGCACTTCCCGTCCAGCTGGTTCCAGTCGGTCAACCCGCTCTACATCATCATCCTGGCCCCGGTCTTCGCCTCGATGTGGCAGGCGCTGGCGCGACGCGGCAAGGAGCCGACCACCACCGTGAAGTTCGCGATGGGCCTGCTGCTGGTCGGCGTCTCCTTCGTGGTCTTCTACTGCGCGCTGGCGGTGCTCTCGGAGGGCGAGAAGGCCAGCCCGCTGTGGCTGGCGGCGATCTTCCTGATCCAGACGATCGGCGAGCTGTGCCTCTCCCCGGTGGGCCTCTCGGTGACGACCAAGCTGGCGCCGGAGAAGTACGCCTCGCAGATGATGGGCGTCTGGTTCCTGGCGGTCACCGCGGGCGACTGCGTGACGTCCCTGGCCACGACCTTCGGCGCGAACCTGAACAGCAGGCCGGTGGTGCTGGTGGAGGCGGTGGCCGCGCTGGTGGCGGGCGTGGCGTTCCTGGGGGCGCGGAGGCGGATCGCGCCGCTGCTGGGCAACGTCCGGTGA
- a CDS encoding response regulator transcription factor: MTRVLLAEDDIAISEPLARALRREGYDVVVREDGNAALDTALEGGNVDLIVLDLGLPGMDGLEVCRRLRADGHGFPVLVLTARADEVDTVVGLDAGADDYVTKPFRLAELLARVRALLRRGTVDLTTGAHGVKIDVESHRAWLGEEELQLSAKEFELLRVLVRDAGRVVTREQIMRQVWDTTWWTSTKTLDMHISWLRKKLGDDAASPRYITTVRGVGFRFEKG, from the coding sequence ATGACCCGAGTTCTGCTCGCCGAGGACGACATCGCCATCTCGGAGCCCCTGGCCCGCGCGCTGCGCAGGGAGGGCTACGACGTGGTGGTGCGCGAGGACGGCAACGCCGCGCTGGACACCGCCCTCGAGGGCGGGAACGTCGACCTGATCGTCCTCGACCTCGGGCTTCCCGGCATGGACGGACTCGAGGTCTGCCGCCGGCTGCGGGCGGACGGCCACGGCTTCCCGGTGCTGGTGCTGACCGCCCGGGCGGACGAGGTGGACACCGTCGTCGGGCTGGACGCGGGCGCCGACGACTACGTCACCAAGCCCTTTCGGCTGGCCGAACTCCTGGCCCGGGTCCGGGCGCTGCTCCGCCGCGGCACGGTGGACCTGACCACCGGCGCCCACGGGGTGAAGATCGACGTGGAGTCCCACCGGGCCTGGCTCGGCGAGGAGGAACTCCAGCTCTCCGCGAAGGAGTTCGAGCTGCTGCGGGTGCTGGTGCGGGACGCCGGGCGGGTGGTCACCCGGGAGCAGATCATGCGCCAGGTCTGGGACACCACCTGGTGGACCTCGACCAAGACGCTGGACATGCACATCTCCTGGCTCCGCAAGAAGCTCGGCGACGACGCCGCCAGCCCGCGGTACATCACCACCGTGCGCGGTGTCGGCTTCCGCTTCGAGAAGGGCTGA
- a CDS encoding ATP-binding protein, translated as MKRRMINSTLAVVLVVVAVFCVPLGVVETRSIENAAREQVSAEALHLVGVVENRVAAGEPIEPEALKGLQDETAARYAVVSVPGQAPIAMGDKPGGDVLSVTETGAHGETVTVEQPRTNLNRDIRDTLLLLAGVALLAIAAAVALGVWQARRLARPLTDLAETAERLGSGDPRPRDRRYGVPELDRIAEVLDGSAERIARMLTAERRLAADASHQLRTPLTALSMRLEEIIETDDHDTVKEEATIALGQVERLTDVVQRLLTSSREPRNASAVTFEVDEVIKQQTEEWRPALQRSGRPLHIEGPPGQTAVGTPGAVAQVLAALIENTLMHGDGAVTIRTRVRDTSVVLEVQDEGEGVDPELGARVFERTVSGHNSTGIGLAVARDLAEADGGRLELVSQRPAVFSLFLRRGDDC; from the coding sequence GTGAAGCGGCGGATGATCAACTCCACCCTGGCGGTCGTCCTGGTGGTGGTCGCGGTCTTCTGCGTCCCGCTCGGCGTGGTGGAGACCCGGAGCATCGAGAACGCGGCCCGCGAGCAGGTCTCCGCCGAGGCCCTCCACCTGGTCGGCGTGGTGGAGAACCGGGTGGCGGCCGGCGAGCCGATCGAACCGGAGGCCCTGAAGGGGCTCCAGGACGAGACCGCCGCCCGCTACGCCGTGGTCAGCGTGCCCGGCCAGGCCCCGATCGCGATGGGCGACAAGCCCGGCGGCGACGTCCTCAGCGTCACCGAGACCGGCGCCCACGGCGAGACGGTCACCGTCGAGCAGCCGCGCACCAACCTCAACCGGGACATCAGGGACACCCTGCTGCTCCTCGCCGGGGTCGCCCTCCTCGCCATCGCGGCCGCGGTGGCCCTCGGGGTGTGGCAGGCCCGGCGGCTCGCCCGCCCGCTCACCGACCTCGCCGAGACCGCCGAGCGGCTCGGCTCGGGCGACCCCCGCCCGCGCGACCGGCGTTACGGCGTACCGGAGTTGGACCGGATCGCCGAGGTGCTGGACGGCAGCGCGGAGCGGATCGCCCGGATGCTGACCGCCGAGCGCCGGCTCGCCGCCGACGCCTCCCACCAGCTGCGCACGCCGCTGACCGCGCTCTCCATGCGGCTTGAGGAGATCATCGAGACCGACGACCACGACACCGTCAAGGAGGAGGCGACGATCGCCCTCGGGCAGGTGGAGCGCCTCACCGACGTCGTCCAGCGGCTGCTGACCAGCAGCCGGGAGCCGCGCAACGCCTCGGCGGTGACCTTCGAGGTGGACGAGGTGATCAAGCAGCAGACCGAGGAGTGGCGTCCGGCGCTGCAGCGCTCCGGCCGCCCGCTGCACATCGAGGGCCCGCCCGGGCAGACCGCCGTCGGCACGCCCGGCGCGGTGGCCCAGGTGCTGGCCGCGCTGATCGAGAACACCCTGATGCACGGGGACGGGGCGGTCACCATCCGCACCCGGGTGCGGGACACCTCGGTGGTCCTGGAGGTCCAGGACGAGGGCGAGGGCGTCGATCCCGAGCTCGGCGCTCGGGTCTTCGAGCGGACGGTCTCCGGTCACAACTCCACCGGCATCGGCCTGGCGGTGGCCCGGGACCTCGCCGAGGCCGACGGCGGCCGCCTGGAGCTGGTCTCCCAGCGCCCGGCCGTCTTCTCCCTCTTCCTCCGCCGAGGCGACGACTGCTAG
- a CDS encoding GtrA family protein: MSRGKHTGPRASDGAVSRLLGPLARVYREVAKFGVVGLLGVLVNLIAFTILQRAMQPVRAGVLATAIAIVFNYVGYRYWVYRHSDKKSRSREITLFLVFSLIGLVIENGVLYVSVYGLGLNTSLEQIIAKNVVGLGLGTIFRFWSYRTWVFRALPTTQVTDEAEAILASAEAQQPPRPKQQPRRAPAKRR; this comes from the coding sequence ATGTCCCGTGGGAAGCACACCGGCCCGCGCGCCTCCGACGGCGCCGTCTCCCGGCTGCTCGGGCCGCTGGCGCGGGTCTACCGGGAGGTCGCCAAGTTCGGCGTGGTGGGCCTGCTGGGCGTGCTGGTGAACCTGATCGCCTTCACGATCCTCCAGCGGGCGATGCAGCCGGTCCGGGCGGGCGTGCTGGCCACGGCGATCGCCATCGTCTTCAACTACGTCGGCTACCGGTACTGGGTCTACCGGCACTCGGACAAGAAGTCCCGCTCCCGGGAGATCACCCTCTTCCTGGTGTTCAGCCTGATCGGCCTGGTCATCGAGAACGGTGTGCTGTACGTCTCGGTCTACGGGCTGGGGCTGAACACCAGCCTTGAGCAGATCATCGCCAAGAACGTGGTCGGCCTGGGCCTGGGCACGATCTTCCGGTTCTGGTCCTACCGCACCTGGGTGTTTCGTGCGCTCCCGACCACGCAGGTGACCGACGAGGCGGAGGCGATCCTCGCGTCCGCCGAGGCCCAGCAGCCGCCGCGGCCGAAGCAGCAGCCCCGCCGCGCCCCGGCCAAGCGCCGCTAG
- a CDS encoding 5-(carboxyamino)imidazole ribonucleotide synthase: MSFPLVGMVGGGQLARMAHEAGIPLGIRFRLLADTPQDSAAQVVNDVVLGDYREMDALRGFAAECEVVTFDHEHVPTEHLHALQAEGIAVRPGPDALVHAQDKGVMREKLAAIGVPCPRNRIVQDPTDVARFAESEPGATGWPVVLKTTRGGYDGKGVWVVGSVDEAAEPFRAGVPVLAEEKVDFVRELAANVVRSPHGQAVAYPVVESVQKNGVCHEVTAPAPGLSEELSSEAQGIALKVAGELDVTGHLAVELFETRDGRILVNELAMRPHNSGHWTIDGAVTSQFENHLRAVLDLPLGDPRPRAEWTVMVNVLGGDYPDMYGAYLHCMARDPGLRIHMYGKGVKPGRKVGHVTVCGDDLEDVRERARHAAAYLRGDITE; encoded by the coding sequence GTGAGTTTTCCTCTGGTCGGCATGGTCGGTGGCGGGCAGTTGGCCCGCATGGCACACGAGGCGGGTATTCCGCTGGGCATCCGGTTCCGGTTGCTCGCGGACACCCCGCAGGATTCTGCAGCGCAGGTGGTGAACGACGTAGTACTGGGCGACTACCGCGAGATGGACGCCTTGCGGGGATTCGCCGCCGAATGCGAAGTGGTCACCTTCGACCACGAACATGTGCCGACCGAGCATCTACACGCGTTGCAGGCCGAGGGGATCGCCGTCCGGCCGGGCCCCGACGCCCTGGTGCACGCCCAGGACAAGGGCGTGATGCGGGAGAAGCTGGCCGCGATCGGCGTGCCCTGCCCGCGCAACCGGATCGTCCAGGACCCCACCGACGTGGCCCGCTTCGCCGAGAGCGAGCCGGGGGCCACCGGCTGGCCGGTGGTGCTCAAGACCACCCGCGGCGGCTACGACGGCAAGGGCGTCTGGGTCGTCGGCTCGGTCGACGAGGCCGCCGAGCCGTTCCGGGCCGGCGTTCCGGTGCTCGCCGAGGAGAAGGTGGACTTCGTCCGCGAACTGGCCGCCAATGTGGTCCGCTCCCCGCACGGCCAGGCCGTGGCGTACCCGGTGGTCGAGTCGGTGCAGAAGAACGGCGTCTGCCACGAGGTCACCGCCCCCGCCCCCGGGTTGAGCGAGGAGCTCTCCTCGGAGGCCCAGGGCATCGCGCTGAAGGTCGCCGGCGAGCTGGACGTCACCGGCCACCTCGCGGTGGAGCTGTTCGAGACCCGGGACGGCCGGATCCTCGTCAACGAGCTGGCCATGCGCCCGCACAACTCCGGGCACTGGACCATCGACGGCGCCGTCACCTCGCAGTTCGAGAACCACCTGCGGGCCGTCCTCGACCTGCCGCTCGGCGACCCGCGCCCGCGCGCCGAGTGGACCGTGATGGTCAACGTCCTCGGCGGCGACTACCCCGACATGTACGGCGCCTACCTCCACTGCATGGCGCGCGACCCCGGGCTCCGCATCCACATGTACGGGAAGGGCGTGAAGCCGGGCCGTAAGGTGGGCCACGTCACCGTCTGCGGGGACGACCTGGAGGACGTACGGGAGCGCGCCCGGCACGCGGCGGCGTACCTGCGCGGCGACATCACCGAGTGA
- the purE gene encoding 5-(carboxyamino)imidazole ribonucleotide mutase produces the protein MSEQPLVGIVMGSDSDWPVMEAAAEALDEFEVPYEVDVVSAHRMPREMIAYGEAAAGRGLKAIIAGAGGAAHLPGMLASVTTLPVIGVPVPLRYLDGMDSLLSIVQMPAGVPVATVSVGGARNAGLLAVRQLAAYDESLAERMREFQAELNEQATEKGKKLRAKAAGSGGFGFSS, from the coding sequence ATGAGCGAGCAGCCGTTGGTCGGGATCGTCATGGGTTCCGACTCCGACTGGCCGGTGATGGAGGCCGCCGCCGAGGCGCTCGACGAGTTCGAGGTGCCGTACGAGGTGGACGTGGTCTCCGCGCACCGGATGCCCCGCGAGATGATCGCCTACGGCGAGGCGGCTGCCGGGCGCGGGCTGAAGGCGATCATCGCCGGCGCGGGCGGGGCGGCCCATCTGCCCGGCATGCTCGCCTCGGTGACCACCCTGCCGGTCATCGGCGTCCCGGTGCCGCTGCGCTACCTGGACGGGATGGACTCGCTGCTCAGCATCGTGCAGATGCCGGCCGGCGTGCCGGTCGCCACCGTCTCGGTCGGCGGGGCGCGCAACGCCGGGCTGCTGGCGGTGCGTCAACTCGCCGCCTACGACGAGTCGTTGGCCGAGCGGATGCGGGAGTTCCAGGCGGAGCTGAACGAGCAGGCCACCGAGAAGGGCAAGAAGCTGCGGGCGAAGGCCGCCGGCTCCGGCGGCTTCGGCTTCTCCTCCTGA
- a CDS encoding dipeptidase, with translation MSSPELLDRARALLAEHPVVDGHNDLPWALREQVRYDLDARDIAQDQAEHLHTDLARLRAGGVGAQFWSVYVPSRLQGDSAVAATLEQIDCVRALAARYPDTLRLAFTADDMEAARSAGRIASLMGAEGGHSIDCSLATLRALHRLGVRYMTLTHNDNVPWADSATDEPAADGLTRFGEEVVREMNRVGMLVDLSHVAPATMRDAIRVSRAPVIFSHSSARAVCDHVRNVPDDVLASLAGNGGVAMATFVPKFVLPEAVEWTVAADTNMRAHGLDPLDLTAEGKAVQAAFEAANPRPVATEKTVADHLDHMREVAGIDHVGIGGDYDGTPFTPKGLDDVAGYPNLIAELLDRGWSEPDLAKLTWSNAVRVLREAESVATKLSATEPPSIATIDQLDG, from the coding sequence ATGAGCTCCCCCGAACTGCTGGACCGCGCCCGCGCGCTGCTCGCCGAGCACCCCGTCGTCGACGGCCACAACGACCTGCCGTGGGCGCTGCGCGAGCAGGTCCGCTACGACCTGGACGCCCGGGACATCGCCCAGGACCAGGCCGAGCACCTTCACACCGACCTGGCCCGGCTGCGGGCCGGCGGGGTCGGCGCCCAGTTCTGGTCGGTGTACGTGCCGAGCCGGCTGCAGGGCGACTCGGCGGTCGCCGCGACCCTGGAGCAGATCGACTGCGTACGGGCGCTCGCCGCGCGCTACCCGGACACCCTGCGACTCGCGTTCACCGCGGACGACATGGAGGCCGCCCGGTCGGCCGGCCGGATCGCCTCGCTGATGGGCGCCGAGGGCGGGCACTCCATCGACTGCTCGCTGGCCACCCTGCGGGCGCTGCACCGGCTGGGCGTGCGGTACATGACCCTCACCCACAACGACAACGTGCCGTGGGCGGACTCGGCGACGGACGAGCCGGCCGCGGACGGCCTCACCCGCTTCGGCGAGGAGGTCGTACGGGAGATGAACCGGGTCGGCATGCTGGTCGACCTCTCCCATGTCGCGCCGGCGACCATGCGGGACGCGATCCGGGTCTCCCGGGCGCCGGTCATCTTCTCCCACTCCTCCGCGCGGGCGGTCTGCGACCACGTCCGCAACGTCCCGGACGACGTCCTGGCCTCCCTGGCCGGGAACGGCGGGGTGGCGATGGCCACCTTCGTGCCGAAGTTCGTCCTCCCGGAGGCGGTGGAGTGGACGGTGGCCGCGGACACCAACATGCGGGCGCACGGCCTCGACCCGCTGGACCTCACCGCCGAGGGCAAGGCCGTGCAGGCGGCCTTCGAGGCGGCCAACCCGCGCCCGGTGGCGACCGAGAAGACCGTCGCCGACCACCTCGACCACATGCGCGAGGTCGCGGGCATCGACCACGTCGGCATCGGCGGCGACTACGACGGCACGCCGTTCACGCCCAAGGGCCTGGACGACGTCGCCGGCTACCCCAACCTCATCGCCGAGCTCCTCGACCGCGGCTGGTCGGAGCCCGACCTCGCCAAGCTGACCTGGTCCAACGCGGTCCGCGTCCTCCGCGAGGCGGAGTCCGTAGCCACCAAGCTGTCGGCGACGGAGCCGCCGTCGATCGCCACGATCGACCAGCTGGACGGCTGA
- a CDS encoding TetR/AcrR family transcriptional regulator gives MATTTRRTTDQRMRRRPTKQGTVLSEALIIDTALRLVREHGEGGLTVRRLGAALGADPSALYRYFRSTDELLLAIGDELIGRCMAGHRPSGDWLADLRDIGRRIHTTYRDHPRVAQLLAFRVTARTHEIAAVETLLGVLRGAGFGDADAVRYYHAFVDQALAFAALDTAMLGLPEGVRDARAWSETYAALPAAERPHIAATAGHLVAEMRESGYALALELLLESLASRLRGPAPR, from the coding sequence ATGGCGACGACGACGCGGCGGACGACCGACCAGCGGATGCGGCGGAGGCCGACCAAGCAGGGGACGGTGCTGAGCGAGGCGCTGATCATCGACACCGCGCTGCGGCTCGTACGGGAGCACGGGGAGGGCGGGCTGACGGTGCGTCGGCTCGGGGCCGCGCTGGGGGCGGATCCGAGCGCCCTGTACCGGTACTTCCGCAGCACGGACGAGCTGCTGCTGGCGATCGGCGACGAGCTGATCGGGCGCTGCATGGCCGGGCACCGGCCGAGCGGGGACTGGCTGGCGGACCTGCGGGACATCGGGCGGCGGATCCACACCACCTATCGCGACCATCCGCGGGTCGCGCAGCTGCTGGCGTTCCGGGTGACCGCGCGGACGCATGAGATCGCGGCGGTGGAGACGCTGCTGGGGGTGCTGCGGGGGGCCGGCTTCGGGGACGCGGACGCGGTGCGGTACTACCACGCGTTCGTGGACCAGGCCCTGGCGTTCGCGGCGCTGGACACGGCGATGCTGGGGCTGCCGGAGGGCGTGCGGGACGCGCGGGCCTGGAGCGAGACGTATGCGGCGCTGCCGGCGGCGGAGCGGCCGCATATCGCGGCCACGGCCGGTCATCTGGTCGCGGAGATGCGGGAGAGCGGGTACGCGCTGGCGCTGGAACTCCTGCTGGAGAGCCTGGCGTCCCGCCTCCGCGGGCCGGCGCCCCGATGA
- a CDS encoding amidohydrolase codes for MTDPQTHSHSAAPADLVFAGGPVLTMDAARSRATAVAVRGERIVAVGHDEVRELVGPRTEVVDLRGRALLPGFQDAHIHAVYGGVEMGECDLTGVVSLDDYRARIRAYADAHPEREWITGGGWSLESFEGGVPSRRVLDELVPDRPVFLLNRDHHGAWANTRALDLAGITADTPDPADGRIEREPDGTPGGMLQEGATGLVSRFVPEVSVEDRIAGLLRAQRRLHALGITGWQDAILGVFNGQPDVSDAYLAAARDGRLTARVNGSLWWDRSRGADQIPELTERRKSLAVGRLTARTVKIMQDGIAENQTAAMTVPYKDACGCSTGAAGLSFVDPEALKAYVTELDALDFQVHFHALGDRAVREALNAVEAARAANGWRDTRPHLAHLQVVHPDDLPRFRALGATANMQPLWACHEPQLDDLCTPFLGGELGGWQYPFGDLLRAGATLCAGSDWPVSSPNPIEGIHVAVNRVAPGAAGAYEPFLPGQSLDLTAALAAYTAGSAYVNFRDADTGAIRAGALADLALLDRDPYALPTEEIATTTVLGTWVSGERIHEV; via the coding sequence ATGACGGATCCCCAGACCCACTCCCACTCCGCCGCGCCCGCCGATCTGGTCTTCGCCGGAGGCCCGGTGCTGACCATGGACGCGGCCCGCAGCCGGGCCACCGCGGTGGCGGTGCGCGGGGAGCGGATCGTCGCCGTCGGCCACGACGAGGTGCGGGAACTCGTCGGCCCGCGCACCGAGGTGGTGGACCTGCGCGGACGCGCGCTCCTCCCGGGCTTCCAGGACGCGCACATCCACGCGGTCTACGGCGGCGTGGAGATGGGCGAGTGCGACCTCACCGGGGTGGTCTCGCTCGACGACTACCGGGCCCGCATCCGCGCCTACGCCGACGCCCACCCCGAGCGGGAGTGGATCACCGGCGGCGGCTGGTCCCTGGAGAGCTTCGAGGGCGGGGTGCCCTCCCGCCGGGTCCTGGACGAACTGGTCCCGGACCGCCCGGTCTTCCTCCTCAACCGCGACCACCACGGCGCCTGGGCCAACACCCGCGCGCTGGACCTCGCCGGGATCACCGCGGACACCCCCGACCCGGCCGACGGCCGGATCGAACGGGAGCCGGACGGCACCCCCGGCGGGATGCTGCAGGAGGGGGCGACCGGCCTGGTCTCCAGGTTCGTCCCGGAGGTCTCCGTCGAGGACCGGATCGCCGGCCTGCTCCGCGCCCAGCGGCGGCTGCACGCCCTCGGCATCACCGGCTGGCAGGACGCCATCCTCGGTGTCTTCAACGGCCAGCCGGACGTCTCCGACGCGTACCTCGCCGCCGCCCGGGACGGCCGGCTGACCGCCCGGGTCAACGGCTCCCTCTGGTGGGACCGCTCGCGGGGCGCGGACCAGATCCCGGAGCTGACGGAGCGTCGGAAGTCGCTCGCCGTGGGCCGGCTGACGGCCCGTACGGTCAAGATCATGCAGGACGGGATCGCGGAGAACCAGACCGCGGCGATGACCGTCCCGTACAAGGACGCCTGCGGCTGCTCGACCGGCGCGGCCGGGCTGAGCTTCGTCGACCCGGAGGCGCTGAAGGCGTACGTCACCGAGCTGGACGCGCTCGACTTCCAGGTGCACTTCCACGCGCTGGGCGACCGGGCCGTGCGCGAGGCGCTGAACGCGGTCGAGGCGGCGCGGGCGGCGAACGGCTGGCGCGACACCCGGCCGCACCTGGCGCACCTCCAGGTCGTCCACCCCGATGACCTGCCCCGCTTCCGCGCGCTCGGCGCGACGGCCAACATGCAGCCGCTCTGGGCCTGCCACGAGCCGCAGCTGGACGATCTCTGCACACCGTTCCTCGGCGGCGAGCTGGGCGGCTGGCAGTACCCGTTCGGCGATCTGCTGCGGGCGGGCGCGACGCTGTGCGCCGGCAGCGACTGGCCGGTCAGCTCGCCGAACCCGATCGAGGGGATCCACGTCGCGGTCAACCGCGTCGCGCCGGGAGCCGCGGGCGCGTACGAGCCGTTCCTCCCGGGGCAGTCCCTCGACCTCACCGCGGCGCTGGCCGCGTACACGGCGGGCTCCGCGTACGTGAACTTCCGCGACGCCGACACCGGCGCCATCCGCGCCGGCGCGCTGGCCGACCTCGCCCTCCTCGACCGCGACCCCTACGCGCTCCCCACCGAGGAGATCGCCACCACGACCGTCCTCGGCACCTGGGTATCCGGCGAACGCATCCACGAGGTGTAG